The Streptomyces sp. NBC_01689 genome includes a window with the following:
- a CDS encoding purine-cytosine permease family protein, with protein sequence MTTSSEPRVTGLEIRSIDYVPLDERHGKLWHLGPLWFMSNAQIATLAVGLISITGGGNLVWSLIAIAAGTVLGTFFMAFHSAQGPQLGLPQMIQSRPQFGYVGALLVWLFAYVQYAGFNVFNTILAGEALHSTVHGGVKPWVVVVTLVGFVVALVGYDVIHRAEQFLTYAFLVIFGVFTVGILVTLHYPAGSFDLGGFKWTPFLAQFGVVAGYQISWAIYVSDYSRYLPPDVTVRKTFYWTYFGSALGGIWLMTLGALLAGWAGKDFETIRSINAAGDKVFSGFGAIVLLFAALGLVSVTALNMYGGSLTLISAIDSFRRVRPTVGVRLLTIGLTAVLSVVGALAATAHFLENFNDFLLLVLYLFIPWTSVNLMDYYVVRRGHYAVAEIFNPRGIYGRWGWHGIVAYLVGFAVMVPFFSVGTLYVGPAAHALGGADISLFIGLPVAAVLYWLFTRSIDVEAETRLAEAELTDLESAAHDHREP encoded by the coding sequence GTGACGACGTCGTCCGAGCCACGGGTAACGGGTCTGGAGATCCGTTCCATCGACTACGTCCCGCTGGACGAGCGGCACGGAAAGCTGTGGCACCTGGGGCCCCTGTGGTTCATGTCCAACGCGCAGATCGCCACCCTGGCGGTGGGCCTCATCAGCATCACCGGCGGCGGCAACCTCGTCTGGTCCCTGATCGCGATCGCCGCGGGCACCGTCCTCGGCACCTTCTTCATGGCCTTCCACTCCGCGCAGGGCCCGCAACTGGGACTCCCGCAGATGATCCAGTCCCGGCCGCAGTTCGGCTACGTCGGGGCGCTGCTGGTGTGGCTGTTCGCCTACGTGCAGTACGCCGGGTTCAACGTGTTCAACACGATCCTGGCCGGTGAGGCCCTGCACAGCACGGTGCACGGCGGGGTCAAGCCCTGGGTCGTCGTGGTCACCCTCGTCGGGTTCGTCGTCGCGCTGGTCGGCTACGACGTCATCCACCGCGCCGAGCAGTTCCTCACCTACGCCTTCCTCGTCATCTTCGGCGTCTTCACGGTGGGCATCCTGGTCACCCTGCACTACCCGGCGGGCTCCTTCGACCTCGGCGGCTTCAAGTGGACGCCGTTCCTCGCACAGTTCGGCGTGGTCGCCGGCTACCAGATCAGCTGGGCCATCTACGTCTCGGACTACTCCCGGTATCTCCCGCCCGACGTGACCGTCCGCAAGACGTTCTACTGGACGTACTTCGGCTCGGCGCTCGGCGGCATCTGGCTGATGACCCTCGGCGCGCTGCTCGCCGGCTGGGCGGGCAAGGACTTCGAGACGATCCGCTCCATCAACGCGGCGGGCGACAAGGTCTTCAGCGGGTTCGGTGCGATCGTGCTGCTGTTCGCGGCCCTCGGCCTGGTCTCGGTGACCGCGCTGAACATGTACGGCGGCTCCCTCACCCTCATCAGCGCGATCGACTCGTTCAGAAGAGTCCGGCCGACCGTCGGCGTGCGGCTCCTGACGATCGGTCTCACCGCCGTGCTCTCCGTGGTGGGCGCGCTGGCCGCGACCGCCCATTTCCTGGAGAACTTCAACGACTTCCTGCTGCTGGTGCTCTATCTGTTCATCCCGTGGACCTCCGTGAACCTCATGGACTACTACGTGGTGCGCCGCGGCCACTACGCGGTCGCCGAGATCTTCAACCCCCGTGGGATCTACGGCCGTTGGGGTTGGCACGGCATCGTCGCCTACCTCGTCGGCTTCGCCGTCATGGTGCCGTTCTTCTCGGTCGGCACGCTCTACGTGGGGCCCGCCGCGCACGCGCTCGGCGGGGCGGACATCTCGCTGTTCATCGGGCTGCCCGTCGCCGCGGTGCTCTACTGGCTGTTCACCCGCTCGATCGACGTCGAGGCCGAGACCCGGCTGGCCGAAGCGGAGCTCACGGATCTGGAATCGGCGGCCCACGACCACCGGGAGCCGTGA
- a CDS encoding NUDIX domain-containing protein, which translates to MIECVRAVLITPEDRLLLIRRTWPGGTPHWVFPGGHVEPDDPGLRAALTREIREETGGEPRITGLLHVLDDGHRRQHFYLARIRTWSEADRTGPEFDDPDRGEFHLEDVPLTSQALDVLRPDPEEIAALLRDALAAGTELSSLADPAR; encoded by the coding sequence GTGATCGAATGTGTCCGGGCGGTGCTGATCACGCCCGAGGACCGGCTCCTGTTGATCAGACGGACTTGGCCGGGCGGGACGCCCCACTGGGTCTTCCCCGGCGGTCACGTCGAACCGGACGACCCGGGCCTGCGAGCCGCCCTCACGCGTGAGATACGTGAGGAGACCGGCGGAGAGCCGCGGATCACGGGACTGCTGCACGTCCTGGACGACGGGCACCGGCGTCAGCACTTCTACCTGGCCCGCATCCGGACCTGGTCGGAGGCCGACCGCACGGGTCCGGAGTTCGACGACCCCGACCGCGGCGAATTCCACCTGGAGGACGTCCCGTTGACCTCCCAGGCGCTCGACGTCCTGCGTCCCGATCCGGAAGAGATCGCCGCGCTGCTGCGCGACGCGCTGGCCGCCGGGACCGAACTGAGCAGCCTGGCCGACCCCGCGCGGTGA
- a CDS encoding NAD(P)H-binding protein, which produces MRVALFGASGMVGQGVLHACLQDAEVEEVVLVVRTPLSVEHPKVREVVHTDFTDFGAVRGELEGLDACFFCLGVSSAGRSEAEYTRITYDVTLAAARAVSADNPSLTFTYVSGEGTDPTESGRSMWARVKGRTENALSAMPFHAYLFRPGYIQPRNGAVSKTPAYRLLYRLTSWLHPVLRRLAPGHVTTTEHLGRAMIAVVALKGGGPSVLHSPEINRLGAV; this is translated from the coding sequence ATGCGCGTGGCCCTGTTCGGAGCGTCCGGAATGGTGGGGCAGGGCGTCCTGCACGCCTGTCTTCAGGACGCGGAGGTCGAGGAGGTGGTCCTCGTCGTGCGCACGCCCCTGTCGGTGGAGCACCCGAAGGTGCGGGAGGTCGTCCACACGGACTTCACCGACTTCGGCGCCGTCCGGGGCGAGTTGGAGGGACTGGACGCCTGCTTCTTCTGCCTGGGCGTCTCCTCCGCCGGCCGGAGCGAGGCGGAGTACACCCGGATCACCTACGACGTCACGCTGGCCGCCGCCCGCGCCGTGAGCGCGGACAACCCGTCCCTGACGTTCACCTATGTGTCCGGCGAGGGGACCGACCCTACGGAGTCCGGCCGTTCGATGTGGGCACGGGTCAAGGGCCGCACGGAGAACGCGTTGTCGGCGATGCCGTTCCACGCCTACCTGTTCCGTCCCGGGTACATCCAGCCGCGCAACGGAGCCGTCTCCAAGACGCCCGCCTACCGTCTGCTGTACCGGCTGACCTCGTGGCTCCACCCCGTCCTGCGCAGGCTGGCTCCCGGCCACGTGACCACGACCGAGCACCTGGGCCGCGCGATGATCGCCGTCGTCGCCCTGAAGGGCGGGGGCCCGTCGGTGCTGCACAGCCCCGAGATCAACCGGCTCGGCGCGGTGTGA
- a CDS encoding TetR/AcrR family transcriptional regulator, with protein sequence MTTFQRARSEEQREIRRQAILDTAAAMLDEMSVGEVSLNELSRRVGLAKSNVLRYFESREAILLELLDSGWKRLMGDLPGLLAAGVRPEHGVRQRGDAFAAVFTRSLAERRVLCDLLSAQAGVLEHNVSAVVAARYKRAAIGNVDALAALARQYLPELGQGARLFSAQAFMMAGAVWTHARPSPGMLAAYDADPSLAALRMDFAATLQEMVATLLAGILTRTAN encoded by the coding sequence ATGACGACCTTCCAGCGTGCGCGCAGCGAGGAGCAGCGCGAGATCCGTCGACAGGCGATCCTCGACACCGCCGCCGCGATGCTCGACGAGATGTCGGTCGGCGAGGTCAGCCTCAACGAGCTGAGCCGTCGTGTCGGGCTGGCCAAGTCGAACGTCCTGCGGTACTTCGAGTCCCGCGAGGCGATCCTGCTGGAACTGCTGGACAGCGGCTGGAAGCGGCTGATGGGCGACCTGCCCGGTCTGCTCGCGGCCGGCGTCCGTCCGGAACACGGTGTACGGCAGCGGGGGGACGCGTTCGCCGCGGTGTTCACCCGCTCGCTCGCGGAGCGCCGCGTGCTGTGCGACCTGCTCAGCGCACAGGCCGGGGTCCTGGAGCACAACGTGTCCGCGGTGGTCGCCGCCCGGTACAAGCGTGCGGCCATCGGCAACGTCGACGCACTCGCCGCTCTCGCGCGTCAGTACCTGCCCGAACTGGGCCAAGGCGCAAGGTTGTTCAGCGCCCAGGCCTTCATGATGGCCGGTGCCGTCTGGACCCACGCCCGGCCGTCGCCCGGCATGCTCGCCGCCTATGACGCGGACCCGTCGCTCGCGGCCCTGCGGATGGACTTCGCCGCCACCCTGCAGGAGATGGTGGCCACTCTCCTCGCCGGCATCCTCACCCGTACGGCGAACTGA
- a CDS encoding SDR family NAD(P)-dependent oxidoreductase produces the protein MSKVWFVTGSSRGLGRAIVEAALEAGDRVVATARKPAQLDDLVVRHGDRILPLALDVARDDDVRRAVREGLDAFGRYDVVVNNAGYGDIASVEDVTPEAFRAQIDTNFYGVVQVTKAVLPVLREQGAGHIFQVSSVGGRVGSAGLSAYQSAKWAVGGFSTVLAQEVAPLGIQVTVLEPGGMRTDWAGSSMTIPPVSEPYRRTVGGFADMIRSSAASGSAESDPVKVARVVRDLAGRQDAPVRIVLGAQAYGIAQAAARAIAESDEKWREVSESVSD, from the coding sequence ATGTCCAAGGTCTGGTTCGTCACCGGAAGCTCCCGCGGCCTGGGCCGCGCCATCGTCGAGGCGGCACTGGAGGCCGGCGACCGGGTGGTGGCCACCGCCCGCAAGCCCGCCCAGCTCGACGACCTCGTGGTCCGCCACGGCGACCGGATCCTCCCCCTGGCCCTCGACGTCGCCCGCGACGACGACGTCCGCCGGGCCGTCCGGGAGGGCCTCGACGCCTTCGGCCGCTACGACGTCGTCGTCAACAACGCCGGTTACGGCGACATCGCCTCCGTCGAGGACGTCACACCGGAAGCCTTCCGTGCCCAGATCGACACCAACTTCTACGGCGTCGTGCAGGTCACCAAGGCCGTGCTGCCCGTCCTCCGCGAGCAGGGGGCCGGACACATCTTCCAGGTCTCGTCGGTCGGCGGCAGGGTCGGTTCGGCGGGCCTGAGCGCCTATCAGAGCGCGAAGTGGGCGGTCGGCGGATTCTCCACCGTCCTCGCCCAGGAGGTGGCCCCGCTCGGCATCCAGGTCACCGTGCTGGAGCCGGGCGGGATGCGCACCGACTGGGCCGGATCGTCGATGACGATCCCGCCGGTCAGCGAGCCCTACCGGCGGACGGTGGGCGGCTTCGCCGACATGATCAGGAGCAGTGCGGCGTCCGGCTCCGCGGAGTCCGACCCCGTCAAGGTCGCCCGGGTGGTGCGCGATCTGGCCGGACGGCAGGACGCCCCGGTCCGGATCGTGCTCGGCGCCCAGGCCTACGGGATCGCCCAGGCCGCCGCCCGGGCGATCGCCGAGTCCGACGAGAAGTGGCGCGAGGTGTCCGAGTCCGTCTCCGACTGA
- a CDS encoding calcium-binding protein, which produces MPSYLMNRRTLRAAAQTLVVGAGLTGPLALATAAGAAVPSVMATAAVNDFDWQLTYTAAAHQTNKVTIAESYTGGYEAITYVIDDDVPIRAGHGCSHPVGTDRTKVSCTVTTLESQDPYAALEMSLGDGRDTVTSDNTTGQIYYFNRIDLGSGDDRLTDNTGVDGNEVVGGTGDDTLRVGRLATVAAGDGNDTVDAAGGYNIVNGGKGDDLLRGGAADQILNGDDGNDTLYGGTGADLLYGGKGNDVLYGNSGDDKLYGNSGDDKLYGGPGRDTLSGGPGRNVVRQD; this is translated from the coding sequence ATGCCCTCTTACCTCATGAACCGCCGGACTTTACGGGCCGCGGCGCAGACGCTGGTCGTCGGTGCGGGGCTGACCGGTCCGCTCGCCCTGGCCACCGCGGCCGGAGCAGCGGTGCCGTCGGTCATGGCCACGGCCGCCGTCAACGACTTCGACTGGCAACTCACGTACACGGCCGCGGCCCATCAGACCAACAAGGTGACCATCGCCGAGTCGTACACCGGCGGGTACGAGGCCATCACCTACGTGATCGACGACGACGTCCCGATCCGGGCCGGCCACGGCTGCTCCCACCCGGTCGGCACGGACCGCACCAAGGTCTCCTGCACGGTCACCACGCTGGAGAGCCAAGACCCGTACGCCGCCCTGGAGATGAGCCTCGGCGACGGCCGTGACACCGTCACCTCCGACAACACCACAGGTCAGATCTACTACTTCAACAGGATCGACCTCGGCTCCGGCGACGACAGACTGACCGACAACACCGGAGTCGACGGCAACGAGGTCGTCGGGGGGACCGGTGACGACACCCTCAGGGTCGGCAGGCTGGCGACGGTCGCCGCGGGGGACGGCAACGACACGGTCGACGCGGCCGGCGGGTACAACATCGTGAACGGCGGCAAGGGCGACGACCTGCTCCGTGGCGGCGCGGCCGACCAGATCCTCAACGGGGACGACGGCAACGACACGCTCTACGGCGGGACCGGCGCCGACCTGCTGTACGGCGGAAAGGGCAATGACGTCCTGTACGGCAACAGCGGAGACGACAAACTGTACGGGAACAGCGGCGACGACAAACTGTACGGCGGTCCCGGCCGCGACACGCTTTCCGGTGGTCCGGGCCGGAATGTCGTCCGTCAGGACTGA
- a CDS encoding FBP domain-containing protein yields MEPLTEQEIRTAFVNCSKGEAKRLSVPRDLADRPWDDLDYLGWRDPQAPDRAYLVSPSDGGLRALAMRCPSPGAQHMRRSMCSMCLTTHTGGVSLMVAPKAGKAGQQGNSVGAYICSDLACSLYVRGKKDAGVGARLQESLTLEEKVRRTVSHLAAFIDKVTA; encoded by the coding sequence ATGGAACCGCTGACCGAGCAAGAGATCCGTACCGCGTTCGTGAACTGCAGCAAGGGCGAGGCCAAGCGCCTGTCCGTCCCGCGCGACCTGGCCGACCGTCCCTGGGACGACCTGGACTACCTCGGCTGGCGTGACCCCCAGGCGCCCGACCGTGCCTACCTCGTCAGTCCGTCCGACGGCGGGCTCCGGGCCCTCGCGATGCGCTGTCCGAGCCCCGGCGCCCAGCACATGCGCCGCAGCATGTGCTCGATGTGCCTGACCACGCACACCGGAGGCGTGTCCCTCATGGTCGCGCCGAAAGCGGGCAAGGCCGGGCAGCAGGGGAACTCGGTGGGTGCCTACATCTGCAGCGACCTGGCCTGCTCGCTGTACGTGCGCGGCAAGAAGGACGCGGGAGTCGGCGCCCGCCTCCAGGAGTCGCTCACCCTGGAGGAGAAGGTCCGGCGGACCGTGTCCCACCTCGCCGCGTTCATCGACAAGGTGACGGCGTGA